Proteins encoded together in one Scyliorhinus canicula chromosome 21, sScyCan1.1, whole genome shotgun sequence window:
- the LOC119955661 gene encoding uncharacterized protein LOC119955661, with product MEKEGKQETTVAETPSQKDAVVGLGKVMEKVVDRVMDRMMERVMDRMVEKWKQENKEKIQQTVVETMNETLDKVAESALNTEEEMGKKVEELVNKVVAEVAAIMEKVMEQVEQKLDRDKKSPSPEEESSDGSVCEMPPYGEEEEEEEEEEEEEEAAPEEPPLTPNQREAFNEVFKQFAQGDKDIINIGNLKSALAALEIPVAEVDIYNILEALDSDGDGEANFEDFLSLVTSTRLFFLFYKELPERCEGSQPQTGSVDNTVFFEILSKFIQTQMLPEDTTRKIIRYYYMKKKGAKIKSKKLDACHKQHVPPPMFLGQTIYSLATYVDILEPDEEYKESPPTEEQVKAFRDIFNMFCRDKQDCIDVNSLLNMMSEVQIYLKNPLIPNEMKCTEVNSGKEVCFDDFLAIMTDTNTFAQYLAPEYEECKNTVATPVIIFQAINKLVDSPILSAKSKGIIAAYYRNKFITMAQGYADGDNLDEAAYPIEGEGEGGGSQGTQSPKSASQASPAGESASPPPDTEEEEKEAAKAARKAEAKEAAKAAAREASAKQQDAEAAKDRDKEEGKESSKKAHLKKIKEAKVKRRQNMQKRFEVAMKNPAFHQAFDSYSWTWNEKQAKQKQTVVPCP from the coding sequence ATGGAGAAAGAGGGAAAGCAAGAGACGACAGTGGCTGAAACCCCTTCACAGAAAGACGCGGTGGTGGGActggggaaggtgatggagaaaGTGGTGGACAGGGTGATGGATAGGATGATGGAGCGGGTGATGGacaggatggtggaaaagtggaaGCAGGAGAACAAGGAGAAGATCCAGCAGACGGTGGTGGAGACCATGAACGAGACGCTCGACAAGGTGGCGGAGAGCGCGCTGAACACGGAGGAGGAGATGGGCAAAAaggtggaggagctggtcaacaAGGTGGTAGCGGAAGTGGCCGCCATCATGGAGAAGGTGATGGAGCAGGTGGAGCAGAAGCTGGACCGGGACAAGAAGTCTCCGTCGCCCGAGGAGGAGTCGTCGGACGGCTCGGTGTGCGAGATGCCACCctacggggaggaggaggaggaggaagaggaggaggaggaggaggaggaagcggcGCCCGAGGAGCCTCCTCTGACACCAAACCAACGGGAGGCATTTAACGAGGTCTTCAAGCAGTTTGCACAGGGCGACAAGGACATCATTAACATTGGCAACCTTAAATCAGCGCTGGCGGCCCTGGAGATACCCGTGGCGGAGGTCGACATTTACAATATCCTGGAGGCCTTGGATTCTGACGGTGACGGCGAGGCGAATTTCGAAGACTTCCTGAGCCTGGTGACCAGCACCAGGCTCTTCTTCCTCTTCTACAAGGAGCTGCCAGAGCGCTGTGAGGGCTCTCAGCCGCAGACCGGGTCCGTGGACAACACCGTGTTCTTCGAAATCCTGTCCAAGTTCATCCAGACCCAGATGCTCCCGGAGGACACCACCCGTAAAATCATCCGCTATTACTATATGAAGAAGAAAGGGGCTAAGATCAAGAGCAAGAAGCTCGACGCCTGCCATAAGCAGCACGTCCCCCCACCCATGTTCCTGGGGCAAACGATTTACAGCCTTGCCACCTATGTCGATATCCTGGAGCCAGACGAGGAGTACAAAGAGAGTCCTCCAACAGAGGAGCAGGTCAAAGCTTTCCGCGATATCTTCAACATGTTCTGCAGAGACAAGCAAGATTGCATCGATGTCAATAGCCTACTGAATATGATGTCCGAAGTGCAGATATACCTAAAGAATCCCTTAATCCCTAACGAGATGAAATGCACAGAAGTTAACTCGGGCAAGGAGGTGTGCTTTGATGATTTCCTGGCCATTATGACCGACACCAACACGTTTGCCCAGTACTTGGCACCGGAGTACGAAGAATGCAAGAACACGGTGGCCACACCAGTTATCATTTTCCAAGCCATCAACAAGCTGGTGGACTCACCCATTCTGTCGGCCAAGAGCAAAGGGATCATTGCCGCCTATTACCGCAACAAGTTCATAACCATGGCCCAGGGTTACGCAGACGGGGACAATCTGGACGAGGCTGCTTACCCCATTGAAGGCgagggcgagggtggggggagtcAGGGTACGCAGAGCCCCAAGTCGGCCTCTCAGGCCTCCCCGGCGGGTGAGTCGGCCAGCCCTCCGCCcgacacggaggaggaggagaaggaggcggcCAAGGCGGCCAGAAAGGCCGAGGCGAAAGAGGCGGCCAAGGCGGCGGCTCGTGAAGCGTCCGCCAAGCAGCAGGACGCGGAGGCGGCCAAGGACCGGGACAAGGAAGAGGGAAAGGAATCGTCCAAGAAAGCCCACCTGAAGAaaatcaaggaggcaaaggtcaagaGGAGGCAGAACATGCAGAAGAGGTTCGAGGTTGCCATGAAGAATCCGGCCTTTCACCAGGCGTTCGACTCATACTCCTGGACTTGGAACGAGAAGCAGGCCAAACAGAAGCAAACTGTAGTTCCCTGTCCATAG